Proteins from one Deinococcus betulae genomic window:
- a CDS encoding S8 family peptidase has translation MNRRFALGALGLTLLLAACGGQQTTPPQVDSVAATPSTSAPLLGTSNPDAIPGQYIVVLKDDAANLTVQDAGGLISSLGLDPQGVTVQHLYTQTIQGFAAKLSAQNLATLQADPRVKYIEQDGLMYATATQTGATWGLDRVDQRNLPLNGSYVYDYTGSGIRAYIIDTGIRTSHTNFGGRAIWGTNTSGDGNNSDCNGHGTHVAGTVGSSTYGLAKGVTLVAVKVLACNGSGSNSGVIAGVNWAVGNKGSSKAVANMSLGGGYSQAVNDAVNSAASRNLVMVVAAGNENQNACNVSPASAANAITVGSTTRTDARSSFSNYGSCVDIFAPGSDITSTWNTSNTATNTISGTSMASPHVAGAAVLELAAGASGTSSVTSAIISSSTPNKVTNAGAGSPNRLLYTR, from the coding sequence ATGAATCGACGTTTTGCTCTTGGCGCCCTTGGACTGACCCTGCTGCTCGCCGCCTGTGGTGGTCAACAGACGACCCCTCCTCAAGTGGACTCGGTGGCCGCGACGCCCTCAACAAGCGCGCCCCTGCTGGGCACCAGTAACCCCGACGCTATTCCTGGCCAGTACATCGTGGTCCTCAAAGATGACGCCGCCAATCTCACTGTTCAGGACGCTGGCGGCCTGATCAGCAGCCTGGGCCTTGACCCACAGGGCGTCACCGTTCAGCACCTCTACACCCAGACGATTCAGGGCTTTGCCGCTAAACTCAGCGCCCAGAACCTGGCCACCCTGCAGGCCGACCCCCGCGTCAAATACATCGAGCAAGACGGCCTGATGTACGCCACCGCCACCCAGACCGGCGCCACCTGGGGCCTGGACCGCGTGGATCAGCGCAACCTGCCCCTGAACGGCAGCTACGTCTACGACTACACCGGCAGCGGGATCCGGGCGTACATCATCGACACGGGGATCCGGACGAGCCACACGAATTTTGGTGGGCGGGCCATTTGGGGCACCAACACCTCAGGCGACGGCAACAACAGCGACTGTAATGGGCACGGCACGCACGTGGCGGGCACGGTCGGCAGCAGCACGTACGGCCTGGCCAAAGGCGTGACGCTGGTGGCGGTCAAAGTGCTGGCCTGTAATGGCTCCGGCAGCAATTCAGGCGTAATTGCGGGCGTGAACTGGGCTGTGGGCAACAAGGGCAGCAGCAAAGCCGTGGCCAACATGAGCCTGGGAGGCGGCTACAGTCAGGCCGTGAACGACGCTGTGAACAGCGCCGCCAGCCGCAACCTGGTGATGGTGGTGGCCGCCGGCAATGAGAACCAGAATGCCTGCAATGTCTCGCCTGCCAGCGCTGCCAACGCCATCACGGTCGGCAGCACGACCAGGACGGACGCCCGCAGCAGCTTCTCGAACTACGGCTCTTGCGTGGATATTTTTGCCCCCGGCAGTGACATCACGAGTACCTGGAACACGAGCAACACGGCGACGAACACCATCAGTGGAACGAGTATGGCCAGCCCTCACGTCGCCGGTGCCGCCGTCCTGGAACTGGCGGCAGGCGCGAGCGGCACGAGCAGTGTGACGAGTGCGATCATCAGCAGCTCGACCCCCAACAAGGTCACGAACGCGGGCGCGGGCAGCCCGAACCGTCTCCTCTACACCCGCTAA
- a CDS encoding serine protease translates to MMRSRFVFGALSVVLLLGACGTVSPTSAPAPDQQAAADAIPLDPQVIGGTPSAAGARPYQVALLSGGRQFCGGTLISDQWVLTAAHCVVGTSATSISVRAGSLYATSGGQLRNVASGRIHPNYTDVTRGYDVAVLRVSSPFSLTNTVNTAALPTPAFAATAAAVGTVQTISGWGMTVGGNRGSTSSTLREANLPVISNSSCASQLGQSIPNGMICGNKNSQGQTGCHGDSGGPFASSRNGKYFVFGVVSWGQANLCSRATAFARVSEYQSWITANTGVQPQGGTAQVADASN, encoded by the coding sequence ATGATGCGTTCACGTTTTGTGTTCGGTGCTCTGTCCGTCGTCTTGTTGCTCGGTGCCTGCGGCACCGTTTCACCCACCAGTGCCCCGGCGCCTGATCAGCAGGCGGCCGCCGATGCCATACCGCTGGACCCACAGGTCATCGGCGGCACGCCCAGCGCCGCAGGCGCCCGGCCCTATCAGGTGGCCCTGCTGTCGGGCGGCCGCCAGTTCTGCGGCGGCACGCTGATCAGTGACCAATGGGTCCTGACTGCGGCACACTGTGTTGTCGGCACTTCAGCCACCAGCATCAGTGTGCGGGCCGGCAGCCTGTACGCTACCTCGGGAGGCCAGCTGCGCAACGTCGCCAGTGGCCGCATCCACCCCAATTACACCGATGTGACTCGCGGCTATGATGTGGCCGTGCTGCGCGTCTCCTCGCCGTTCAGCTTGACCAACACGGTCAATACCGCTGCCCTGCCGACGCCAGCGTTCGCCGCCACCGCCGCGGCCGTGGGAACGGTCCAGACCATTAGCGGCTGGGGCATGACGGTCGGTGGGAACCGGGGCAGCACGTCGTCCACCCTGCGGGAAGCCAATCTACCGGTGATCAGCAACAGCAGCTGCGCGAGTCAACTGGGGCAAAGCATCCCGAATGGCATGATCTGTGGCAATAAGAACAGCCAGGGCCAGACCGGCTGTCACGGCGACAGCGGCGGGCCATTCGCCAGCAGCCGCAACGGCAAATACTTCGTCTTCGGCGTCGTGAGCTGGGGCCAAGCCAACCTGTGCAGCAGAGCCACCGCGTTCGCCCGCGTCAGTGAGTATCAATCCTGGATTACCGCCAACACCGGCGTCCAGCCTCAAGGCGGCACTGCACAAGTGGCAGACGCGAGCAACTGA